One part of the Cyclobacteriaceae bacterium genome encodes these proteins:
- a CDS encoding tetratricopeptide repeat protein: protein MCTPVKKIDYRKYFLCLAFLFPTLAYTQYANTFEEGLALEKAFKTEQAFEKYESVIKENPTHTKAYTHASRMLSNMGGRLPMTQLDEKRNYLEKARRYAEKSIELNPADPDARLAHIISLGLLSEISRNPREKVLDAKLIHGEAKKIIELDSLYGEAYFVLGKWQLELSRLNWLELLACKLLFGGLPEDISKKTSLEYFNKALSINPNSILYLFGQASAYADLGEKEKAIKVLQRALKLPLAEPDDEQRKERCRNLLSTLQK from the coding sequence ATGTGCACCCCGGTGAAAAAGATTGATTATCGAAAATACTTTTTGTGTCTTGCGTTTCTCTTTCCAACACTGGCTTATACACAATATGCCAACACCTTTGAAGAAGGTTTGGCCTTGGAAAAAGCTTTCAAAACTGAACAGGCTTTTGAGAAATATGAAAGCGTTATAAAGGAAAATCCTACGCATACCAAAGCGTATACCCATGCCAGCCGTATGCTATCAAATATGGGCGGCCGTTTACCCATGACTCAACTGGATGAGAAACGAAACTACCTGGAAAAAGCGCGCAGGTATGCCGAGAAAAGCATTGAATTAAACCCTGCTGACCCGGATGCCCGCCTGGCACACATTATTTCGCTGGGCTTGCTTTCGGAGATTTCAAGAAACCCGCGTGAAAAAGTGTTGGATGCAAAGCTCATTCATGGAGAAGCAAAAAAAATAATTGAGCTCGATTCGCTTTACGGGGAAGCCTATTTTGTGTTGGGCAAATGGCAACTGGAATTATCGCGCCTTAACTGGCTGGAATTACTGGCCTGTAAATTATTGTTTGGAGGTTTGCCGGAAGACATCTCAAAGAAAACCTCGCTTGAATACTTCAACAAAGCTTTATCCATTAACCCGAACAGCATTTTGTATTTGTTTGGCCAGGCCTCAGCGTATGCCGATTTAGGAGAAAAAGAAAAGGCAATTAAAGTATTGCAACGTGCACTAAAACTGCCCTTGGCCGAACCGGATGATGAACAACGGAAAGAACGCTGCAGGAATTTATTGAGCACACTTCAGAAATAA
- a CDS encoding DUF1599 domain-containing protein, with protein sequence MHEKTATEYKQVIATCKGLFLKKTKDYGTAWRILRLPAITDQIFIKAKRIRSIQEKGSQRVNDPVADEFIGIINYCIIALLQLQLQESAKTELTVQEVEPLYDAAVSETFNLQQDKNHDYGEAWRDMRVASMTDIILMKLLRVKQIEDNAGKTIVSEGVKANYQDMINYAVFCLIKLKENNGAI encoded by the coding sequence ATACACGAAAAAACTGCCACCGAATATAAGCAGGTGATAGCCACTTGCAAAGGCTTGTTCCTGAAGAAGACAAAAGACTATGGAACAGCCTGGCGCATCCTTCGGTTGCCGGCCATTACCGACCAGATTTTTATTAAGGCAAAACGGATACGCAGCATCCAAGAAAAAGGCTCGCAACGGGTAAACGATCCGGTGGCCGATGAATTTATCGGTATTATCAACTATTGTATAATTGCGTTGTTGCAATTGCAATTGCAGGAGTCAGCCAAAACGGAACTTACTGTTCAGGAAGTTGAACCGCTCTATGATGCGGCCGTCAGCGAAACGTTTAACCTTCAACAGGATAAAAACCACGATTATGGCGAAGCCTGGCGCGATATGCGCGTAGCGTCCATGACAGATATTATTCTTATGAAATTGTTACGGGTGAAACAAATTGAAGACAATGCAGGTAAAACCATCGTAAGCGAAGGGGTTAAAGCCAATTATCAGGATATGATCAACTATGCTGTTTTTTGTTTAATCAAATTAAAAGAGAATAACGGAGCGATATGA
- a CDS encoding DoxX family protein produces the protein MRKYIDGFSRFFVGGLFIFSGLIKLNDPVGTEIKLEEYFEVFATDFGSFFQVFIPYALHIGLVLVVLEIVLGVAVLINYRMQLTTTVLLLLIIFFTFLTGYSAILNKVTDCGCFGDAIKLTPWQSFYKDLILIVFILHLFWYRKSYEPVLRTREGHAVILGVTAISFLLGIYAIRHLPFIDFRAYKIGNNIPEQMKLPPNAKRDSVVMTFIYEHAGTRKELTMDQLGQVDSTYTFVDRIDKVVREGDRPKIIDYRVESTDGENFTQQTFEGAKLLIVTYNVKDASVKNASTISKLINELEGKVEAIILTSSSAVDVEAFRHEHQWAAPYFFADATVLKTIVRSNPGLTLWVNGTVKGMWHHNDTPTASEVLELIK, from the coding sequence ATGAGAAAGTATATTGATGGGTTCTCACGTTTTTTTGTTGGAGGGTTGTTCATTTTTTCCGGATTGATCAAACTCAACGATCCGGTAGGTACCGAAATAAAACTTGAAGAATACTTTGAAGTTTTTGCTACTGATTTTGGTTCGTTTTTCCAGGTATTCATACCGTATGCGCTACACATTGGTTTGGTGTTGGTTGTACTGGAAATTGTTTTGGGTGTTGCCGTGCTTATCAATTATCGCATGCAGTTAACTACCACGGTATTGTTGCTGCTTATCATTTTCTTCACCTTCCTTACCGGTTACTCCGCCATCTTGAATAAAGTTACCGATTGTGGGTGTTTTGGTGATGCCATTAAACTAACACCGTGGCAATCGTTTTATAAGGATCTAATCCTGATCGTGTTTATCCTGCATTTGTTTTGGTATCGAAAATCCTATGAACCGGTTTTGCGTACCCGCGAAGGGCACGCTGTTATCCTTGGTGTAACGGCAATTAGTTTTTTACTGGGCATTTATGCCATCCGGCATTTACCGTTTATTGATTTCAGGGCGTATAAGATTGGAAACAACATTCCTGAACAAATGAAGTTACCCCCCAATGCCAAACGCGACAGTGTGGTGATGACATTTATTTACGAACATGCTGGTACACGAAAAGAGTTAACTATGGATCAACTTGGCCAGGTTGATTCAACGTATACCTTTGTTGATCGAATCGATAAAGTAGTGCGTGAAGGCGACCGGCCCAAAATTATTGATTACCGTGTAGAGAGCACTGACGGTGAAAATTTTACACAACAAACTTTTGAGGGAGCAAAACTGTTGATTGTTACCTATAATGTGAAGGATGCTTCAGTTAAAAATGCTTCAACAATTTCGAAGCTCATTAACGAATTGGAAGGAAAAGTTGAGGCAATTATTCTCACGTCATCTTCTGCAGTGGATGTTGAGGCATTCCGGCATGAGCACCAGTGGGCAGCACCGTATTTCTTTGCCGATGCCACCGTGTTGAAAACGATTGTCCGTTCAAACCCCGGACTTACGTTATGGGTAAATGGTACGGTGAAGGGGATGTGGCATCATAACGATACGCCAACAGCCAGTGAGGTTTTGGAGTTAATAAAATAA
- a CDS encoding shikimate kinase produces MKIFLVGLPGSGKSTFGKQLAEALQLPFIDLDKEIEQACGMPVAEIFASKGEPWFREQESVTLRTIVGKDHSFVMATGGGTPCFHGSMELMNQAGTTIFLDIPLNIIEQRISEVEKSARPLFKSERSVSEKLQQLYEHRLPFYQQAVIHVNEPPLLNKVLAELLSKK; encoded by the coding sequence TTGAAAATTTTTCTAGTAGGTTTACCCGGTTCTGGCAAAAGTACCTTCGGAAAGCAATTGGCCGAAGCACTTCAATTGCCTTTTATTGATCTGGATAAAGAAATTGAACAAGCCTGCGGTATGCCTGTCGCTGAAATTTTTGCTTCCAAGGGAGAGCCATGGTTTCGTGAACAAGAATCAGTTACGTTGCGGACTATTGTTGGGAAGGATCATTCATTTGTAATGGCAACAGGTGGCGGCACACCATGCTTTCATGGAAGTATGGAGCTAATGAACCAGGCGGGAACGACTATTTTCCTGGATATACCTCTAAACATCATTGAACAACGGATTTCAGAAGTTGAAAAGTCGGCAAGACCGTTGTTTAAAAGCGAAAGGAGTGTTTCTGAAAAGCTGCAACAGCTTTATGAGCATCGATTACCTTTTTACCAGCAAGCGGTAATCCATGTAAACGAACCCCCTTTGCTGAATAAGGTATTGGCTGAATTACTATCTAAAAAGTAA
- the floA gene encoding flotillin-like protein FloA (flotillin-like protein involved in membrane lipid rafts), with product MELEGAMLLFMVFAGIVLFFIFLYFVPINLWITAIFSGVRVGLFELVFMRIRKVPPSVIVNSLITATKAGLQLTVRDLETHYLAGGNVPNVIRALISADKANIKVDFKQATAIDLAGRDVFQAVQISVNPKVITTPKVAAVASDGIQLIAIARVTVRANIQQLVGGAGEDTILARVGEGIVSSIGSASSHKEVLENPDKISKLVLSRGLDAGTAFQILSIDIADVDVGANIGAKLQIDQASADLKVAEAKAEERRAMAVAEEQEMKAKAQEARAKVILAEAEIPKAIAESFVKGNLGVMDYYRMQNIQADTGMRQSISDSGKGSGPSTAPKKD from the coding sequence ATGGAACTGGAAGGTGCAATGCTTCTTTTTATGGTCTTCGCAGGAATTGTCCTGTTTTTCATTTTTCTCTACTTCGTACCCATTAACCTGTGGATTACCGCAATATTCAGTGGTGTACGGGTAGGGTTGTTCGAGCTGGTGTTTATGCGCATCCGAAAAGTTCCGCCCAGCGTTATTGTTAACTCACTCATTACCGCAACCAAGGCAGGTTTACAGTTGACCGTTCGCGACCTGGAAACACACTACCTGGCAGGCGGTAATGTACCTAATGTAATCCGTGCGCTTATATCGGCTGATAAAGCCAACATAAAAGTAGACTTTAAACAGGCTACGGCCATCGACCTGGCTGGTCGTGATGTGTTTCAGGCAGTACAAATTTCGGTAAACCCCAAAGTTATCACTACACCAAAAGTTGCCGCTGTGGCGTCTGATGGTATTCAATTGATTGCCATTGCTCGCGTTACCGTTAGGGCAAACATACAACAGTTGGTTGGTGGTGCCGGAGAAGATACCATCCTGGCCCGTGTTGGTGAAGGTATTGTATCCTCAATCGGTTCGGCTTCATCGCACAAAGAAGTACTGGAAAACCCGGATAAGATTTCAAAGCTGGTATTGTCGCGCGGATTGGATGCCGGTACAGCCTTCCAGATTCTCTCTATCGATATTGCCGATGTGGATGTTGGTGCCAACATTGGTGCTAAACTCCAAATCGATCAGGCATCGGCTGATTTGAAAGTTGCTGAAGCAAAAGCAGAAGAACGCAGGGCCATGGCGGTTGCCGAAGAGCAGGAGATGAAAGCCAAAGCACAAGAAGCACGGGCAAAAGTAATTTTAGCGGAAGCGGAAATTCCAAAGGCCATTGCCGAATCGTTTGTGAAAGGGAACCTGGGCGTAATGGATTATTATCGTATGCAAAACATCCAGGCCGATACGGGCATGCGTCAATCTATATCCGATTCAGGTAAAGGATCCGGCCCGAGCACTGCCCCCAAGAAAGATTAA
- a CDS encoding cytochrome c, which translates to MASKALTYIILSLLAVLIIQGCGQPDRNASNKFTNYFRQGEQLYVKHCSNCHQINGNGLGRVYPPLNKSDFIEKNFDQVLCLMRYGMEGELIVNGVHYNQAMPGVPNLTNLEIAQLATYIYNAWEYQRGLVDVKEADKILNACAPR; encoded by the coding sequence ATGGCTTCTAAGGCTTTGACTTACATTATCCTGTCATTACTTGCTGTTTTAATAATCCAAGGTTGCGGTCAGCCTGACCGTAATGCTTCAAACAAATTCACGAACTACTTCCGGCAAGGGGAACAACTTTATGTAAAACATTGCAGTAATTGCCACCAAATCAATGGAAACGGGTTAGGCAGGGTTTATCCCCCATTGAACAAATCAGACTTTATAGAGAAGAACTTTGATCAGGTACTTTGCCTGATGCGGTATGGAATGGAAGGCGAATTGATTGTAAATGGCGTGCACTATAATCAGGCAATGCCCGGTGTTCCCAACCTTACCAATTTGGAAATCGCCCAGCTCGCCACCTACATTTACAATGCTTGGGAATACCAGCGCGGGCTTGTTGACGTTAAAGAAGCAGATAAAATTTTGAACGCATGTGCACCCCGGTGA
- a CDS encoding WG repeat-containing protein, with product MKLIVLSLLLIGTVQQAFSDYYYTFTENGKVGLKNGQGTVLVPAQYDALGWSNGQFSVVENVTGYKLNDQWGLISIANQQVTKPVYNSLIPAPPNLFIASRQSSLSLRISTGCINALGKIIIPFQYAGMRIHNSRAVVYTLDGGVLKYGLIDLNHKLLIPQVYQNIYPLGSLRFGVQNFQQKTALFSENGKQLTPFDIDSLSPLQNDLAVIYKNGKQGLMNREGMVIQEPTFREIKLNGGIASARLSNEWHILSASSTLIKKIEADSLLPIGKSRVKQITTAGTRLLDVDFNTVGVEVVSKIQTFHQGLAIFSNKNLKGVLKEDGSVLLPAAFQQVLLGPDYIITRSQNLGKEFSTLYSLDGKPLTHKSYDQIDAFNGSFYPVRKNNFYGGVDRYGKEIMACTYDSVLSVYEDLAVVKFRGAYGIINLKEEWKITPQPNRLKLLNHDRYFEFTENLTFLKSIDGTTIYFTSNPFELDGNTLIETISTGGRWTINLNGQIIHRELPHHEHNEEIFPSSEGLRGIKKNGKYGFIDDLGRLRIANRYEDILPFQEGLAGAKIRGKWGYINKEDKIAIQPVFDEVNSFNNGYALVKQNNKYGLLQSDGKLALEIRYNQVTVQENGRIKISSDTGVGLSDAHGNMLLQPKYDSIDDLGNGYVIVKQNNQYGLVTLQGISTIPLHYDLLLFEPERNVYFGLRKSEFRELKF from the coding sequence ATGAAATTGATTGTTTTGTCGTTGCTGCTGATAGGTACAGTTCAGCAGGCTTTTTCCGACTACTATTATACATTTACCGAAAACGGAAAGGTTGGGCTTAAAAATGGGCAAGGTACCGTACTCGTACCGGCCCAATACGATGCCTTGGGCTGGAGTAATGGCCAGTTTTCTGTAGTGGAAAACGTTACCGGTTATAAACTAAACGATCAGTGGGGATTAATCAGCATTGCCAACCAGCAGGTTACCAAACCGGTTTACAATTCTTTAATTCCCGCTCCACCAAATTTATTTATTGCCAGTAGGCAATCGTCCTTATCGTTACGCATCAGTACAGGATGTATCAATGCCTTGGGTAAAATCATTATCCCCTTTCAATATGCCGGCATGAGGATACATAATTCGCGTGCCGTTGTATATACCTTGGATGGTGGCGTATTGAAGTACGGGCTCATTGACCTTAATCACAAGCTGTTGATCCCTCAGGTTTACCAAAACATTTACCCGTTGGGCAGTTTGCGTTTTGGCGTTCAAAACTTTCAACAGAAAACAGCTTTGTTTTCAGAAAACGGAAAACAACTAACCCCTTTCGACATCGATAGTCTTTCACCGCTTCAGAACGACCTTGCGGTTATCTATAAAAATGGAAAGCAGGGATTAATGAACCGCGAAGGCATGGTCATCCAGGAGCCAACCTTCCGTGAAATTAAACTTAACGGAGGTATTGCATCGGCACGCCTGTCGAACGAATGGCACATTCTTAGCGCCAGCAGCACCTTGATAAAAAAAATTGAGGCCGACTCCTTACTGCCAATCGGCAAAAGCCGGGTTAAACAAATAACAACCGCAGGAACCCGGCTGTTAGATGTTGACTTCAATACGGTTGGTGTAGAAGTAGTTTCAAAAATCCAAACCTTTCACCAAGGCCTGGCGATATTCTCCAACAAAAATCTGAAGGGGGTATTGAAGGAAGACGGATCGGTTTTATTACCGGCCGCGTTTCAGCAGGTGTTGCTTGGCCCTGATTATATTATCACCAGAAGCCAAAACCTGGGCAAAGAATTTTCAACGTTATATTCCCTTGACGGAAAGCCGCTAACGCATAAATCTTACGATCAAATAGATGCCTTTAATGGGTCATTTTACCCGGTGAGGAAAAATAACTTCTATGGTGGCGTAGATCGATATGGTAAAGAAATCATGGCTTGCACCTATGATAGTGTACTGAGCGTTTACGAAGATTTAGCAGTAGTCAAATTTCGTGGAGCCTATGGCATTATTAACCTAAAGGAAGAGTGGAAAATTACCCCGCAGCCCAACCGGTTAAAACTTTTAAACCACGATCGTTATTTCGAATTCACCGAAAACCTAACGTTTCTAAAATCAATTGATGGAACAACCATTTATTTTACCAGTAACCCGTTTGAACTGGACGGCAATACCCTGATTGAAACCATATCCACCGGGGGAAGGTGGACCATCAATTTAAACGGGCAGATCATCCATCGTGAATTGCCGCATCACGAGCATAACGAAGAAATTTTTCCATCCAGTGAAGGCTTGCGTGGTATTAAAAAGAATGGAAAATATGGTTTTATCGATGACCTGGGCCGGCTCCGCATTGCCAACCGGTATGAGGATATTCTACCCTTTCAGGAAGGACTGGCCGGTGCCAAAATCAGGGGTAAATGGGGGTACATAAATAAAGAGGACAAAATCGCTATTCAACCGGTTTTTGATGAAGTGAACTCCTTTAACAACGGATATGCATTAGTGAAGCAAAACAATAAGTACGGTCTTTTACAAAGCGATGGAAAACTGGCTCTGGAAATAAGGTACAACCAGGTAACGGTTCAGGAAAACGGTCGCATAAAAATTTCTTCCGATACTGGGGTTGGCCTGAGCGATGCACATGGTAATATGTTGCTTCAACCCAAGTACGATTCTATTGACGATCTTGGCAATGGGTATGTTATTGTAAAACAAAATAACCAGTACGGTTTAGTAACCCTGCAAGGCATAAGCACCATTCCGCTTCATTACGATTTACTTCTTTTTGAGCCGGAGCGAAACGTTTATTTTGGGTTAAGGAAAAGCGAATTCCGGGAATTGAAATTTTGA
- a CDS encoding XdhC family protein, which yields MKELKTIVEAFRKVDFSQRKAALATVVKVRGSSYRSPGARMLITDDGKWVGSISGGCLEGDALRKARQVMTDNQPMTVTYDTREESNQNLGIGLGCNGVIDVLIEPVSNENKNTVELFETIIALNEPVAFATCIANEFAGEKFVLDNSKNVLAKFSSNQLNDFVAKDLKSVFENHRSETKFFGDYEVFIELIQPSINLIIFGGGFDARPVSTMAKALGWDVQVTDECVAHIAPVFFPTADKLSLCQREFIDRNFVITPYTACVLMSHNYEYDRDVLKKVIVTETPYIGILGPRKRFDKMLEEFKHEGFELTNEQFHRIHSPIGLDIGAETPDEIALSILAEIQSKFANRSGGFLKYRSGPIHHRDKKTDQIFKQVLLTHSESAQQTNG from the coding sequence ATGAAAGAACTAAAAACCATAGTGGAAGCATTCCGAAAAGTTGATTTTTCCCAACGGAAGGCAGCATTGGCTACCGTGGTAAAAGTAAGGGGCTCATCCTACCGAAGCCCCGGGGCGCGCATGCTCATCACCGATGATGGAAAATGGGTAGGCTCCATAAGCGGAGGGTGCCTGGAGGGTGACGCGCTGCGCAAAGCCCGGCAAGTGATGACGGATAATCAACCGATGACGGTTACCTACGATACCCGCGAAGAAAGTAATCAAAACCTGGGCATTGGATTGGGCTGTAATGGGGTAATCGATGTTTTGATTGAGCCTGTTTCAAATGAAAACAAAAATACAGTAGAACTCTTTGAAACCATTATTGCACTGAATGAGCCGGTAGCTTTTGCCACATGTATTGCCAACGAATTTGCAGGTGAAAAATTTGTACTGGACAACAGTAAAAATGTGCTTGCAAAATTCTCTTCCAATCAACTCAATGATTTTGTTGCTAAAGATTTAAAAAGCGTGTTTGAAAACCACAGGAGCGAAACAAAATTCTTTGGCGACTACGAAGTATTTATTGAACTGATCCAGCCCAGCATTAACCTCATCATTTTTGGCGGGGGGTTCGATGCCCGGCCGGTAAGCACCATGGCAAAGGCGCTGGGTTGGGATGTTCAAGTTACCGATGAATGCGTGGCCCACATTGCACCTGTTTTTTTCCCGACTGCAGATAAGTTGTCCCTTTGCCAGCGCGAATTTATCGATCGCAATTTTGTGATAACACCTTATACAGCCTGTGTATTAATGTCGCATAATTACGAATACGACCGTGACGTTTTAAAAAAAGTAATCGTTACTGAAACACCCTATATAGGTATTCTCGGTCCGCGTAAGCGCTTCGATAAAATGCTGGAAGAGTTTAAACATGAAGGCTTTGAATTAACCAACGAACAGTTTCATCGCATTCACTCCCCTATTGGTTTAGACATTGGCGCTGAAACACCGGATGAAATTGCACTGTCCATTTTAGCCGAGATTCAAAGTAAATTTGCCAACCGCTCAGGGGGATTCCTGAAATACCGGTCTGGTCCCATCCATCATCGCGACAAAAAAACAGATCAGATTTTTAAACAGGTTTTGCTCACCCATTCGGAAAGTGCACAGCAAACAAACGGATAA
- the folP gene encoding dihydropteroate synthase, with the protein MISAGQNTAFSTNKTLNIAGRLISLNTPLVMGVINITPDSFYAGSRQMHEAEVLAKVDQMMVEGASIIDVGGYSSRPGAENISEHEEGNRVVNSIKAIKRKFPEIILSVDTFRSTIARMAVDEGADMINDISGGELDAEMFNTVAKLQVSYCCMHMKGTPQTMGSFTQYSNLVHEIIVYFHQKIADLQRSGIKDILVDPGFGFAKTIDQNFQLMNNLELLKALGKPLLIGISRKSMIWKTLQTSPEQALNGTTALNMVALMKGASILRVHDVKEAVETIKLFTHLTHADGRV; encoded by the coding sequence ATGATTTCAGCGGGGCAAAATACAGCATTTTCAACAAACAAAACACTGAACATAGCCGGGCGGTTGATTAGCCTAAACACTCCGTTAGTGATGGGGGTGATTAACATTACACCGGATAGTTTTTATGCCGGCAGTCGGCAAATGCATGAGGCCGAGGTGTTGGCCAAAGTTGATCAGATGATGGTTGAAGGAGCTTCCATTATTGATGTGGGCGGTTATTCATCGCGCCCCGGTGCCGAAAATATTTCAGAACATGAAGAGGGCAATCGTGTAGTAAACAGCATAAAAGCCATTAAGAGAAAATTCCCTGAAATTATTCTTTCTGTGGATACCTTTCGATCAACCATTGCCCGCATGGCCGTTGATGAAGGGGCGGATATGATCAATGATATTTCCGGTGGGGAACTTGATGCAGAAATGTTCAATACTGTGGCAAAACTACAGGTATCTTATTGCTGCATGCACATGAAGGGTACGCCACAAACCATGGGCAGTTTTACGCAATACTCCAACCTTGTGCATGAAATTATTGTTTACTTCCATCAAAAAATCGCTGACCTGCAAAGGTCAGGTATAAAAGATATTCTCGTTGATCCAGGGTTTGGATTTGCTAAAACTATTGACCAAAACTTTCAGTTAATGAATAACCTGGAGTTGCTTAAGGCATTGGGAAAGCCTCTGCTGATTGGCATCTCCCGTAAATCCATGATCTGGAAAACACTACAAACATCACCTGAACAAGCCCTTAACGGAACAACTGCGTTAAATATGGTTGCTTTAATGAAGGGCGCGTCAATCCTTCGTGTGCATGATGTGAAGGAAGCTGTTGAGACCATCAAACTTTTTACACACCTCACCCACGCTGACGGAAGAGTTTAG
- a CDS encoding nucleotidyltransferase family protein: MIPMQHNAITIIVLAAGSSSRMGQPKQLIQLNGYSLLEHAVRIAKNSRADQVLVVVGSDGEKNIEAINHLAVEVVMNHQWKEGMGSSLKTGLIACLEKFPQTRAIVVLVCDQPRVTTDHLNTLMNTYTQTHSSIVASRYASTVGVPAVFDNFLFQELLNLPNNQGAKNIILNHQTNLVAIDLPGGEIDLDTPDDLRRYREQLKLT, translated from the coding sequence ATGATTCCAATGCAGCACAACGCAATTACCATTATTGTTCTGGCCGCGGGTTCCTCTTCGCGCATGGGTCAGCCCAAACAATTAATACAACTTAATGGCTATTCGCTTCTCGAACATGCCGTACGTATCGCTAAAAATTCCAGAGCCGATCAGGTTTTGGTTGTAGTAGGCAGTGATGGAGAAAAGAACATCGAGGCCATTAACCATTTAGCCGTTGAGGTTGTAATGAATCATCAGTGGAAAGAAGGTATGGGTAGTTCATTAAAAACCGGACTCATCGCCTGCCTGGAAAAATTTCCGCAAACCCGCGCTATTGTAGTCTTAGTGTGCGATCAACCCCGTGTAACTACCGATCATCTGAATACCCTGATGAACACTTACACACAAACACACAGCTCCATTGTGGCTTCGCGCTACGCATCCACAGTTGGGGTCCCTGCTGTTTTTGATAATTTCCTGTTTCAAGAGTTACTAAACCTACCCAACAATCAGGGCGCAAAAAATATCATACTAAACCATCAAACAAACCTTGTGGCCATTGATCTGCCGGGGGGTGAAATTGACCTGGACACCCCCGATGATTTGAGACGCTACCGCGAACAACTTAAGCTTACCTGA
- the proS gene encoding proline--tRNA ligase, which translates to MGKEIPSRNDDYSLWYNELVKKADLAEHSDVRGCMVIKPYGYSIWEKMQQALDRMFKDTGHVNAYFPLFVPKSMFEAEEQNAEGFAKECAIVTHYRLKNDPEKKGKLIVDADAKLEEELVVRPTSEAIIWSTYKKWIQSYRDLPLLINQWANVVRWEMRTRLFLRTAEFLWQEGHTAHATADEAVNETKQMLDVYATFAEQYMAMPVIKGKKSEGEKFPGAIDTYCIEGMMQDGKALQAGTSHFLGQNFAKAFNVQYAGKDGKLEYVWGTSWGVSTRLMGALIMAHSDDDGLVLPPKLAPIHIVIVPIFRNEEELKKITEKVDPIISVLRQQGLSVKFDTRDTHKPGFKFAEWELKGVPVRLAIGPRDLENGTVEVARRDTKEKQVMKLDAVGQQVPALLNAIQENIYNRALTFRNSMITPVDSFDEFKKVLDEKGGFVSAHWDGTPETEAVIKEQTKATIRCIPLDAVEESGSCVYSGKPSGRRVLFARAY; encoded by the coding sequence ATGGGCAAAGAAATTCCCTCCCGAAATGATGATTATTCGTTGTGGTACAATGAGTTAGTAAAGAAGGCCGACCTTGCAGAGCATTCGGATGTACGTGGGTGTATGGTTATCAAGCCCTATGGGTACAGCATTTGGGAGAAGATGCAACAAGCACTCGATAGAATGTTCAAAGACACCGGGCATGTAAATGCCTATTTTCCGCTGTTTGTCCCTAAAAGTATGTTTGAAGCGGAGGAGCAAAATGCGGAAGGTTTTGCCAAGGAATGTGCCATTGTTACGCATTATCGCCTCAAAAATGATCCTGAAAAAAAAGGAAAACTAATTGTTGATGCTGACGCAAAGCTGGAGGAAGAGTTGGTAGTAAGGCCAACCAGCGAAGCCATTATCTGGAGCACCTATAAAAAGTGGATTCAGTCTTATCGTGATTTGCCGTTGCTTATTAACCAGTGGGCCAATGTTGTTCGTTGGGAAATGCGCACACGTTTATTCCTGCGCACAGCTGAGTTTCTTTGGCAAGAGGGCCATACGGCCCATGCCACTGCTGATGAAGCTGTGAATGAAACCAAACAAATGTTGGATGTGTATGCAACCTTTGCCGAGCAATACATGGCCATGCCGGTGATAAAAGGAAAAAAGTCGGAAGGCGAAAAATTTCCCGGAGCAATAGATACGTATTGTATTGAGGGCATGATGCAGGATGGAAAGGCATTACAAGCCGGGACATCACATTTTCTGGGTCAAAATTTTGCCAAGGCATTTAACGTGCAGTATGCCGGTAAAGATGGAAAGCTTGAATATGTGTGGGGGACTTCATGGGGCGTGAGTACGCGATTGATGGGTGCTTTGATTATGGCCCATTCAGATGATGATGGTTTGGTATTGCCCCCGAAGCTTGCACCCATCCACATAGTAATTGTTCCGATTTTCAGAAATGAAGAAGAATTGAAAAAAATTACTGAGAAAGTTGACCCTATTATCAGTGTACTTCGTCAACAAGGTTTATCGGTAAAATTTGATACGCGTGATACCCACAAACCAGGATTCAAATTTGCCGAATGGGAGTTAAAAGGTGTGCCCGTGCGGCTGGCTATTGGCCCGCGCGATCTTGAAAACGGAACTGTTGAAGTGGCCAGGCGCGATACCAAAGAAAAACAAGTGATGAAACTGGATGCGGTTGGCCAACAGGTACCTGCTCTGCTTAACGCCATCCAGGAAAATATTTACAACCGGGCGCTGACCTTCAGGAATTCCATGATCACGCCTGTTGATTCTTTCGATGAATTCAAAAAGGTACTTGATGAGAAGGGCGGTTTTGTGTCAGCTCATTGGGATGGAACACCTGAAACCGAGGCCGTTATCAAGGAGCAGACGAAGGCCACCATTCGTTGTATTCCGCTGGATGCCGTAGAGGAAAGCGGCTCCTGCGTTTATTCAGGCAAGCCTTCGGGCAGGCGTGTGCTGTTTGCACGTGCCTATTAG